CTTGTTCAGTGTTATGATTCATGTCTGTTCACCCAGATGGGCGTTTTCTGGGGTTTTCATAATTATACTGAGACTGTTGGTGTGTGCCAccatttacttaaaatgtatgatTAATGTTATGATTCGTACTTTTGACCTTTGGTTGTAACATTGGTGAGaactaaaaagcaaaacaattgaAGTGATAGTCATACATTCTTTAAATGACCATACAATGAACCATGTGGTACAAAATTACACTAAATGGCACAAAAggacaagtaaataaaaaaaaaaaaatgtttatttaacaaaacaaaaaaggcattGAGTGATTgaatacaaaagaaagaaagaaagaaagaaagaaagaaagaaagaaagaaagaaagaaagaaagaaagaaagaaagaaagaaagaaagaaagaaagaaagaaagaaagaaagaaagaaagaaagaaaaagaaagaaagaaagaaagaaagaaagaaagaatcgcAACATGGATTCCTGTATATCTCGTGCCAGTAAAAGACAATCCTTCATAGGTCTGGCTCTCagaataacatttcaaaattcaagtatttagttcattaaaaacagacacaaatcgCTGTAAGCCATCTAAACTGTCTTTCATACATTTGAAATCAAAACTCGTGCTCACATCTGTGCCACCCCATGTGTACAGTATGAGTATCTACACTAAATTTGTCATACATAGTTgacaatgaattttaaaatgaattcataaaAGTATCACCGTATTGTAAATTttctcatatactgtatatctactCGGATACACTGACCACTTTTATATccttctgttaaaaaaataataaatataccgTACAAACATTATCATGCTGTCCGATCCCAAAACTGGTTCGATAAATTAGGAACGATGCAGGAAAACGATCCAACATTGAGAAGTCTTCGAACATTCACGAGCTACACTCTTCTCTACTCTGTTGAATTTCCTTTTAAAACCATTCCCAAATCATAATCGATCATTTAAGTTCAGTATTGATTGGATACACTGTACACCAAcggaattaaaataattactgcaTGTTCAATAAAATTTATATGTACAATGCAAACATTCAGAGAACAACATCGCCGCATGCAGTTAACTGTACAGTGTGAACAAAGTGTGACATCCGTTTCATTGGAACAGAGTGAAATCTGAACAGAATCTGGAGCGAGTGTAAACTGGGTTTCATTCTTAAAAACAGTTCTGTATTAACGCGATCACAATGCATCAATGCTCATATCtcgtatatatataaaatattttgcctaTTTAACCCACAGTTGGATCTCGGTGCATTCGATAAAATATACATCACAAATGTGTGACATCAATTTTCCAAGAGATTCTTGTTGAGTACACTGATCCATGTTGACGATTTTCTTTGTTTAGTACAgtgcagttgtgtggacgaatcTTTCACAGTCAATATAAGCGGCTTTGAAGTAAACGTGAACATCAGGTGACTGACCCCTTGGCCAAGTACAGTGATTGAGAGCGAGGGACTGAactatgatgaataaataatgtggTTTGCATGCccacagtttaaaattaaaaccaaacatgGTTAAAACACAGTTCAGCAGGTGAACTCGAACAGTGCATCGTTTGCACTTCTTGGTGTACagtttcaaaacaaacacaaaataaaagtggGGGTACTAGATAGTTCTGGTGTACTAGCTCTCAATTTGACATTTTGTCAGAGTTACATCTTAACTCTGTTAAATATTGCTCTGGGGTGGTTTTCAAAGTCTTTACCGGTCACTATCGCACCATAGTGTCCCATGAAGACCGTCAATAAGACAATGACCCTGTCTGTGAGCAAATGGTGTAAAATTTAAATGCCCTTTCTTTTCGCTCAATTGGTTTTTCCGTTCTCCTGGCTCTCGGGTTTGGATCTCCGGCTGGAAAGCAGGACTTTGTAGCAGCCGCGAGCGATTTTATGCATCCACATGACGTTCATGATGTCCAGGCAGATGCTGGAGAAGATCCAAGCGCTACGGCCACCGAAGGAGACCTTGTAGAAGGCCTCTGTGCCGTACACTGAGCACATTCGACTGTAGTATACTGGCATGACGGCGATCCGCACCAGGAAAAACACGAACGCCATCAGTACCCCGTTAGCCATGTTGGGCTTGGAGACTTTGGGGTAACCTAATACTTCAAAGAACCAGCTGGAAAACACAGGTGAGCAAAGTGACATGCTGTAAACTGATCTACAGTACCATCACAACATTtgtgtaatttctttttaaagacaacatgaaatggcatttgaaaggaatagttcactcgaAATGAAAACTTACTCGCTCTCAGGCtttttaagatgtagatgagtttgtttcttcatcagaacagacttaaagaaattttgcattacatcacttgctcaccagtggatcctctgcagtgaatgggtgctgtcagaatgagaatccaaacagctgataaaaacatcacaataatccacaagtaatcaacatgacTAGTCCATTAATTAAAGTCCTGCGAAGTTTGTAGTAAACATCCAacatttaaagaattattatgaACTCGTATTTTGGATAGAAGCAACGGTTTACACTTAAAATGGCTTGATTTGTTtatcacaaacatgcagcttttcacttctcaagatgttaactgatgaactggagttgttgtgtattattgtgatgtttttatcagctgtttggactctcattctgacggcacccattcactgcagaagatccattggtgagcaagtgatgtaatgctaactttctctaaatctgttctgatgaacaaatcTTGGTTGACCTGAaggggagtacattttcagcaaattttcaattttggatgaactagcAATGAAATCTCTTTGGTCAAAACTCCAGCAccactttaaataataaataaaatgtgtacagacatgtgtacaaaaaaattaaaaataaaaaaataaataataataatgctggaAATGTTATGTTACAGTAAGGACACAATGTTAAGCCATGATACTATAgctaataattttaaatcataataatgaatcCACACAATAAAACTAGAAACAAAGTATATAGTGTTAATTCAGATCTCATGTTGTCATTAACGGTTTCAAGACATACATGGTGGGTGAAACTACAAAGTTCGCccattaaatattttgtactcTAATCAGCCAAATACCTACCGTTGGTTTACACATGGTGTGGAAAACTCTGCAAGCAGACGGAAGTTAGCAAAATAAGGCAACATTCCTTGACCCTGGAAACACAAGGTGAAGAACAAACAAACTATGACACAGACGAGTTATAGAAATGCACAGCCTCATGAATCCGCTCCAAGAGTCTCAATATCTCCTGCTGTCAGGTACCCACAGTAATTTCTTCAGTGCTGAGTTATGATACTTTACTCTGACAGACATAACAAAagagcaaagtaaaaaaaaaaaaaaaaaaagtagataacAGAAAAAAGGTTGCACGGACAGATTTATTTTAAGATCAAATAATGTCCCTCAGTATTTATTGTCTAtatttagcttgttttttttccagttaataTAAGGTTATAAATGACTTACATTTTTTACTCACAATGTAAGTAAAATTGCATCCATGTATGGATTAGAAGAATGCATGATAATTAGAGTGATTACGCTAATATTATGTCaaatttatgcattaaataaataatgaaaaaaatatctgttttc
This sequence is a window from Cyprinus carpio isolate SPL01 chromosome A24, ASM1834038v1, whole genome shotgun sequence. Protein-coding genes within it:
- the LOC109066003 gene encoding TLC domain-containing protein 4-B-like isoform X3; the encoded protein is MFCICLSSFEHLVPQWGRVAMDPFSQLILLISVVSFCTFQWLFHSVSPWASSRISPGFLKLNHKQKIEWNSRTVSTLHALLVGLFCLYILFFDEAVNQDPVWGDPTLVKINGQGMLPYFANFRLLAEFSTPCVNQRWFFEVLGYPKVSKPNMANGVLMAFVFFLVRIAVMPVYYSRMCSVYGTEAFYKVSFGGRSAWIFSSICLDIMNVMWMHKIARGCYKVLLSSRRSKPESQENGKTN